tgaatatattgaaaaaatatagtaaaagagaaagaaagacgATTATATTATATCTTCCATATCATATCTCTTCCAAACCATatctattgaaaatatttaagcTGATTGCTCTGTAACTGtgattatattgaaaattaacattataaaaaCTCCTTCAATTCATTCCCAACCCTAGAAATCGAAGATTTGAGCATGGCCGCGCTTCCACCATCGCCGCCATGGACCGAACTTCCCGACGATTTGATGGAGAATATCCTGCAAAGGTTGGACACCGAAGACATAGTAATGGGTGCGCAGCTAGTGTGTAGTACATGGTGGAGACTCTGCAAAAATCCTGCATTGTGGCGCGTGAATGATCTGATACAACGAAGTTACACGGCCAGGAACATCTGCCGTTGCGGGCCCCACAAACTTGGGAGCTTTTGCGATTGCACAGCTGACAGATTTTGGAGCATTTGCCGCTTTGCAGTGGATCACAGCGAGGGACAATTGGTCGAGCTAAAGCTTGCCTGTTTTGAAATGGGTGGCTTCCTAAACTACCTAGCTCAGcggtatataatatataatcattctTTTCCATCTGATGTGTTTGCTTTACctttttgtgtgattttaattttatattttgttctcagtattttgtaattataatcattatattttttgtgtccGTCGCATAGTCCACCCCATTGTGTATGGCCTCACAACAAGTTGTAGCAATTGATAAAACCATGCCTAATCTGCGCCATCTTCGAGTCTCTACACGGCTGGTGGGAAAAAGGGAATGTGAATATGATAGTGAGTGTGATGGTAGTACTTATAAACCTAAtgtgattgtgatttgtgcttattttaaagattttgatgaatatGTTTTTATAGTCGTTTTCACTTTTATGTCAGGTTGGTGAACTATGATTCtagaatcattattaatttaccTTGGAAACGATTGTCAATGACTGCCCACACCTCAGAATCACTTGATCTCCAGGGATTTTGATTGTTACTGGCTACATTTCTAGTTTTCTATATTCTAtgtatatatctatttttgttgaatAGTTTTGGCAGGTTGTCCCTTGGGGCAAATGTTATGTTTCATGGCCTTCAAATTCAcctaatttataaatcataTTATAACAAACTTGTACAAAAGTTAGTTTATGGACTTTGAAAATCATCTTCAATATTGTGTTATACATATACTTATAGACCAAAGTCATCATTCACAACAAATCATGTGCTGATATATCATATCTATACGAAATAAAAGATTTAGTTTGTAATAGATATCCATTCGGGTTATATTCAATTTATGTgtatttgattgtttttaattgattaattcatATCATATCTGTTGCACAAtctctatttaattatgtatatttactatatcaaattcatata
The DNA window shown above is from Salvia hispanica cultivar TCC Black 2014 unplaced genomic scaffold, UniMelb_Shisp_WGS_1.0 HiC_scaffold_1487, whole genome shotgun sequence and carries:
- the LOC125198459 gene encoding F-box protein SKIP19-like produces the protein MAALPPSPPWTELPDDLMENILQRLDTEDIVMGAQLVCSTWWRLCKNPALWRVNDLIQRSYTARNICRCGPHKLGSFCDCTADRFWSICRFAVDHSEGQLVELKLACFEMGGFLNYLAQRLVNYDSRIIINLPWKRLSMTAHTSESLDLQGF